The following are encoded in a window of Pan troglodytes isolate AG18354 chromosome 4, NHGRI_mPanTro3-v2.0_pri, whole genome shotgun sequence genomic DNA:
- the GARIN3 gene encoding Golgi-associated RAB2 interactor protein 3 (The RefSeq protein has 1 substitution compared to this genomic sequence), with protein sequence MSNESCLPYYTAHSYSSMSAFKTSMGDLQRQLYNRGEYDIFKYAPMFESNFIQINKKGEVIDVHNRVRMVTVGIVCTSPILPLPDVMVLAQPTKICEQHVRRGRFAKGRGRRPVKTLELTRLLPLKFVKISIHDREKQQLRLKLATGRTFYLQLCPSSDTREDLFCYWEKLIYLLRPPVESYCSTPTLLSGDAPSEDNKSLVAAELHREGDQSETGLYKPCDVSAATSSAYAGGEGIQHASHGTASAASPSTSTPGAAEGGAARTAGGMAVAGTATGPRTDVAIAGAATSPVTGAMSIATTKSAGPGQVTTALTGAAIKNPGENESSKSMAGAANISSDGISLALVGAASTSSEGTSTSMAGAASLSQDSSLSAAFAGSMTTSKCAAERTEGQAVGPLISTLQSEGYMSERDGSQKVSQPSAEAWNEKKERREKKDRHPSRKSSHHRKAGESHRRRAGDKNQKASSHRSASGHKNTRDDKKEKGHSNVRGKRHGSSRKSSTHSSTKKESRTTQELGKNQSASSTGALHKKASKISSFLRSLRATPGSKTRVTSHDREVDIVAKMVERQNIEAKVEKAQGGQELEMISGTMTSEKTEMIIFETKSI encoded by the exons ATGAGCAATGAATCTTGTTTACCTTATTACACAGCCCACAGCTACTCTTCAATGAGTGCGTTCAAAACCTCCATGGGGGACCTGCAACGACAATTGTACAACAGAGGAGAGTACGACATTTTCAAGTATGCACCAATGTTCGAGAGTAATTTtattcagataaacaaaaaggGAGAGGTGATTGATGTACACAACCGTGTCCGaatggtgacagtgggcatcgtCTGCACCAGCCCCATCCTCCCACTGCCTGACGTCATGGTTCTGGCCCAACCAACTAAAATCTGTGAACAGCATGTCAGACGGGGCCGGTTTGCCAAGGGGAGAGGTCGCAGGCCCGTCAAGACTCTAGAGCTCACGAGACTGCTTCCCTTGAAATTTGTGAAGATCTCCATCCACGATCGTGAGAAACAGCAGCTGCGCCTGAAACTTGCCACTGGCCGTACATTTTATCTGCAGTTGTGTCCCTCTTCTGACACACGGGAAGATCTCTTTTGCTATTGGGAAAAACTTATCTATCTCCTGAGGCCACCAGTAGAGAGTTACTGCAGTACCCCAACACTTCTATCTGGGGACGCACCATCCGAAGACAACAAAAGCCTAGTG GCTGCAGAGCTCCACAGAGAAGGGGATCAGAGTGAGACTGGGCTCTACAAGCCTTGTGATGTATCTGCAGCCACCTCTTCTGCTTATGCTGGGGGAGAGGGAATCCAACATGCCTCCCACGGAACGGCTAGTGCGGCTTCTCCATCCACGAGCACTCCAGGGGCTGCTGAAGGAGGAGCAGCAAGGACAGCAGGTGGCATGGCAGTGGCAGGAACAGCAACAGGCCCTAGAACAGATGTGGCAATAGCAGGGGCAGCAACGAGTCCTGTAACAGGTGCTATGAGCATAGCAACAACCAAATCTGCAGGCCCAGGCCAAGTGACCACAGCGCTGACGGGAGCAGCCATCAAAAATCCAGGAGAAAACGAATCCAGCAAGTCCATGGCAGGTGCTGCCAACATATCCTCAGATGGTATTAGCTTGGCCTTGGTAGGTGCTGCAAGCACCTCCTCAGAAGGTACTTCCACCTCGATGGCGGGGGCCGCCAGTCTCTCCCAAGACAGCAGCTTGAGTGCGGCGTTTGCAGGCAGTATGACGACCAGCAAGTGTGCAGCAGAAAGAACTGAAGGACAAGCAGTGGGACCCCTCATCTCCACCTTGCAAAGCGAAGGCTACATGAGTGAACGAGATGGAAGCCAGAAAGTTTCCCAGCCGAGTGCTGAAGCCtggaatgaaaaaaaggaaagaagagaaaagaaggacaGACATCCCAGTAGGAAAAGTTCTCATCACCGCAAGGCAGGTGAAAGTCACCGCAGGAGAGCGGGGGACAAGAATCAGAAAGCGTCTTCCCACCGGTCCGCATCTGGCCATAAAAACACGAGagatgacaaaaaagaaaaagggcacaGCAACGTAAGGGGCAAGCGACATGGCTCCTCTCGCAAGAGCTCCACCCACAGCTCCACCAAAAAGGAGTCGAGAACAACTCAGGAACTGGGGAAGAACCAATCTGCATCTAGCACAGGAGCTTTACATAAGAAAGCCAGTAAGATCAGCTCTTTTTTAAGGAGCCTCAGGGCCACTCCTGGTTCAAAAACAAGGGTCACATCACATGACAGAGAGGTAGATATCGTAGCTAAGATGGTGGAGAAGCAAAACATAGAGGCCAAAGTGGAGAAAGCCCAGGgtggccaggagctggagatgaTCAGTGGCACTATGACATCCGAGAAGACGGAGATGATCATCTTTGAAACCAAATCCATTTAA